ACCTACGCCAACGTGCCGTCGCCCTCGCCGGAATTCGACCGGATCGAGCCCGGCATGGAAAACCGCGGCGCCGATCCCGAGGCGCCCTATTCCTATGACGAGTCGCAGGAGGAAGCGGACCGCTACGCGCCGCAGCCGCCGCAAATGCCGCAACCGCCGCAGCAGCGTTCGCGGATCGGCCAGGGCGGCGACCGCGAGCCGAAGAAGCGTACCCGCGCCCCGGCGGTTTTCCCGTTCAAGAGCGCGATCGCGATCGGCATCGTGCTGATTCTGGTCGGTATCGGAATTGTCTCGTACAAGTCGGTCGCCTCGATGGTGAGCGGCCTGTTCAAATCGTCGCCGACCACGGTGGTGGAAGCGCCGAAGGATTCGTCCGCGCCGCAGTCGAAGCCGAAGATCCCCGATCGCGTCGGCCAGCCGTCGTCGTCGGATACGGTGGCGCCGGTGGCGCAGCGCGTGGTGCTCTATGACGAGGACCCGGGCGATCCCAAGGGCAAGCAATATGTCGGCTCGGTGATCTGGCGCACCGAACAGATCAAGGCGACCGGCAACCAGAAGCCGGATATCGCCGTGCGCGCCGACATCGATATTCCCGACCGCAAGTTCAAGATGACGATGTCGTTCCGCCGCAACACCGACTCCTCGTTGCCGGCGAGCCATACCGCGGAACTGACCTTCATCCTGCCGCCGGATTTTTCCGGCGGCGGCGTCGGCAACGTGCCCGGCATCCTGATGAAGTCGAACGAGCAGGCGCGCGGCACGCCGCTGGCCGGCCTCGCGGTCAAGGTCACCGACGGCTTCTTCCTGGTCGGCCTGTCCAACGTCGACGCCGACCGTACCCGCAACCTGCAGCTCCTGAAGGAGCGCTCCTGGTTCGACGTGCCGCTGGTCTACGTCAACCAGCGCCGCGCCATCATCGCGATCGAAAAGGGCGCCCCCGGCGAACGCGCATTCAACGAGGCGTTCGCGGCGTGGGGGGAGTAGGCGGAAGGGATCGTTGGTCTTCGCAGCTTTAACGATTCCTTAGCCACCCGCCGCCTTGCCTTGATTTTATGGACAGCGTTCGACTTTTGATACCCAGCCAGAGTGGATATGGGTCGTCCGTATAAATGCGGACAATGGGGTTTGGCCGGCAACTTCCCATTAGGGGAACCTCCGTAAACTTCCTGATTATTTGCCGTCTCGCATCGACGTTGCCCTCATTGAAGGGGGACCTGGCAGAGCCAGTGACCCGCGCGATGCTGGAACCGCATTGGGACAGATATGGCTGCCGCATCGACGAACCTCCGCGCGGAATTGAACGGCGCCCAAAAGGGCGGACCGGAGCACGATGCCCAAATTTTCGGGCAGGTGACGGACCTGTTTCTGTCCAACGTCGATCATCTCAGTGAGGCCCAGATCAATTCTGTCGATGGCGTCCTCGCTCGCCTGATCGGGCGCGTGGAGGCGACGATGCTGGTCGATCTCAGCGAAGACTTGTCCGCGATCGCGCGGGCGCCGCGCCAGACGATCCGTGCGCTTGCTTTTCACGACAATCCACGGGTCGCCGCGCCGGTGCTGCGAAGGTCCAACTGCCTGTCGGAAGCGGACCTGCTTGAAATCGTCAACAGCGGTCGCCAGCAACATTTGCTGGCAATCTGCGACCGAAAAGTCCTCAACGAGAAACTCACCGATGCGTTGATGAGATTTGGCGACGTCAATGTCTCCAATGCGCTGGCGCGGAACGCCGACGCGCGTTTCTCCGAATGCGGCTACGCGACGCTGGTCGGAAGGGCGGAGCGCGACGAAAGCCTGGCCGAAAAGCTCGGCCTTCGGCTGGACCTTCCCGGCAACCTGCTGCGGGAGTTGCTTGGCAAGGTTGCCGACGTGGTGCAGGCGCGATTCCTGACGGCGCCGCGACCTGTTGCGAAGGCGAAGGCAGAAGGGTCAGCTACGGCCGTCGAACCGGGGCGCGCGACGCGGCCAAAGGTCGACTACACCGCGGTGCAAATCGAACTCGCTGCGCTCAATCGCGCCGGCAAGCTCAATGATGGAAACGTGAACCGGTTTGCGGTGCGGGGCGAATACATCAATGTGGTGGCAGCGCTCGCACTGAAAGCCGACGTCAAGCCGGAAGTCATTGAACTCCTGCTCGACGCCGACCGGCTGTACGGGTTGATCGTGGCCTGCAAGGCCGCCCGGCTGAGCTGGTCGACAACGACGATGATCGTTCGCAACCGTCCGGGCTGCCCGCCGCCGACCCAACGCGAGCTCGACCAATGCGTTGCGATCCATGAATCCCTGCTGCTGTCGGTGGCGCAGTGGACGATCCGATACGGCGCCGATCGGCTGCTCGCCGGGAAGCCCGATCGTTCGTCTCCTCAAACGACGGCCGGCAAGATACCGGGCTGACCGGATCGGTACGATCCGCGACTGTGGCCGCGGCTGAACGGCCGGTCTGATCACTCTCGCGAACCGGAATTGGTCCCAACGGTTTCACACGGTGTGACCGAAGCCGGTTGGCTCTTGACTCCGCTCTGACCGAATTCGAAATTGCACGCGCCGAGTTGCCGATCAGGAACCGGATCATGTCCGGTCAACGGTACAAGTTCAACCTGAGACACGGGTTCACGCAGAGGCCGCAAATGAAACGCTATCTGATCTTCGGAGCCATCGGCCCCTGCGTCGGCGGCTTCCTGTTGCTGCTCGCGACCACGGTGTCGTCGGGGTATTGGACCGATACCAGTTGGGGTGAGGTCGGAAAATTCCTGGCGGCGTTCTTCAAGACGCTGCCTTACAGTTATTTGTTCGGCATCGTGCCGGCGCTGATGATGGGCGCGATCGATGACATCCTGTTTCATGTGCCGCGCATCAAGCCCGCGTTCCGCGCGGTGATCATGGCCTGTCTCGGATTTGTGCTGGCGGAATTGCTTTACGGTTCGCGCGGGCCCGATACCGGCGCGCTGCAGTTCATCCTGTACGGCAGCGCTGGCCTGGCGCCGGCGGCGATCTCGTCCGTGCTCACGCACAAATATGCCGACGAGCCGCAGCCGGTGCATTCGACGTAAAACGCCCGCGTTTCGGCGCGTCTCGCAGGCGCGAGACGCCTCCATCCTTCGGCTAATGCGACCACTCCTCATGGAACGCTTGTCTCGCTACGGCGTTCCAACTCATGAGGAGGAACTCGCCATGAAACTGAGAAGATTGTTTATCGCAGCAGCCGTGCTGC
The Bradyrhizobium sp. KBS0727 genome window above contains:
- a CDS encoding DUF2336 domain-containing protein; translation: MAAASTNLRAELNGAQKGGPEHDAQIFGQVTDLFLSNVDHLSEAQINSVDGVLARLIGRVEATMLVDLSEDLSAIARAPRQTIRALAFHDNPRVAAPVLRRSNCLSEADLLEIVNSGRQQHLLAICDRKVLNEKLTDALMRFGDVNVSNALARNADARFSECGYATLVGRAERDESLAEKLGLRLDLPGNLLRELLGKVADVVQARFLTAPRPVAKAKAEGSATAVEPGRATRPKVDYTAVQIELAALNRAGKLNDGNVNRFAVRGEYINVVAALALKADVKPEVIELLLDADRLYGLIVACKAARLSWSTTTMIVRNRPGCPPPTQRELDQCVAIHESLLLSVAQWTIRYGADRLLAGKPDRSSPQTTAGKIPG
- a CDS encoding DUF5413 family protein yields the protein MKRYLIFGAIGPCVGGFLLLLATTVSSGYWTDTSWGEVGKFLAAFFKTLPYSYLFGIVPALMMGAIDDILFHVPRIKPAFRAVIMACLGFVLAELLYGSRGPDTGALQFILYGSAGLAPAAISSVLTHKYADEPQPVHST